A window of the Oscillatoria salina IIICB1 genome harbors these coding sequences:
- the isiD gene encoding protein IsiD — translation MASLTMSKQDISAYTAADVAELAARLERDDYTNPFAALDDWHLLRAIAFQRPELAEAYCHLLDIEAYDES, via the coding sequence ATGGCTAGTTTAACTATGTCCAAGCAGGATATTTCTGCTTATACGGCTGCTGATGTGGCTGAGTTAGCTGCCCGTTTGGAACGGGATGATTATACTAATCCTTTTGCAGCTTTGGATGATTGGCATTTGCTACGCGCGATCGCCTTTCAACGCCCAGAATTAGCAGAGGCTTATTGTCATTTGCTCGATATTGAAGCTTATGATGAGTCGTAA
- a CDS encoding alpha/beta hydrolase: MKSLDAISFPPKSGNQPQGLFVVLHGWGANSQDLASLVPFLDLCDYQFVFPNATFPHDLVPEGRQWYNLEDRNFTGLSESRAVLTDWLQSLASSTGIPLSKTVLAGFSQGGAMTLDVGMSLPLAAMCSFSGYLHSPLQKPVTPRPILIVHGRQDQVVPLSAAHQIRAQLTELDVTLDYREFDMGHEIRPEVLTLIHSFLKSNLLLI; the protein is encoded by the coding sequence TTGAAGTCTCTAGACGCAATTTCGTTTCCCCCTAAGTCGGGAAACCAACCCCAAGGTTTATTTGTGGTTTTACATGGTTGGGGTGCTAATTCCCAAGATTTGGCTTCTTTAGTACCTTTTCTCGATCTTTGCGATTATCAGTTTGTTTTCCCCAATGCTACTTTTCCTCACGATCTCGTGCCGGAAGGCAGGCAATGGTATAACTTGGAAGATAGGAATTTTACAGGTTTAAGTGAAAGCCGAGCAGTATTAACCGATTGGTTACAATCTTTAGCAAGTTCTACGGGGATACCTTTGTCGAAAACAGTTTTGGCAGGTTTTTCTCAAGGTGGGGCGATGACTTTAGATGTAGGAATGAGTTTACCTTTGGCGGCGATGTGTAGTTTTAGCGGTTATTTACACAGTCCCCTACAAAAGCCAGTAACTCCTCGACCTATTTTAATCGTACACGGTCGCCAAGACCAAGTTGTTCCTTTAAGCGCTGCCCATCAAATTCGAGCTCAATTGACTGAGTTAGATGTAACGTTAGATTATCGCGAGTTTGATATGGGTCACGAAATTCGCCCAGAAGTATTAACTTTAATTCACAGTTTTCTTAAGTCAAATTTGTTGTTAATTTAG